In Vagococcus luciliae, one genomic interval encodes:
- a CDS encoding transglycosylase domain-containing protein, translating to MNEDNKFDTPLDTLEEVETQTPEPDKKRDWPFVINVTYRVFRSLFILLIIVGLSLAALGIGTGIGYFASLVKTVDVPEKEELVKKISDLDQQSNITYADGSLVSVIKSDLIRTNISSNKISNFIKEALVTTEDENFFEHKGIVPKAVARATLSDIIGIGSKSGGSTITQQLVKQQVLTNETSYKRKASEIMLALRTEKIMSKDDILSAYLNVSPFGRNNHGENIAGIEEAALGIFGVHASEVTLPQAAFLAGLPQSPIEYSPYTNDAQLKDDLSAGLNRKDDVLFNMYREKIITKEEYEAAKSYDLKQDFIAPSPKSDTENGFLYTYLYDEATRVLMPSYYEADGHTEDDINNSKQLFDQYFERVKKDIARSGYTIHSTIDKTTYDAMQEAVNNYGYVLDDGSGKLLETGSVLMDNQTGRIYGFIGGRNYSQNQNNHAFQTRRSPGSTMKPILAYAPAIDNGIIGSESKLSDYPLKYKNGQEVKNYSDKGSNSFKSVRESLKWSLNIPVVNLYNDMLQSIDPKQYFDKMNIGLNPDEYYRESIPLGATDYGMTVLEETEAYATLANKGVYNKGFSIDKITNEEGEVIYQHKSDPTQVFKPATASIMNDMMRDVLKSGTGQAAQESLQSVNPTLARADWVGKTGTSELEKDYWFTASTPGVTMSSWIGYDDNTQMSSTWNKQNMIYWSYMTNYVYQRNSDIFKVNEKFTLDPSVKKEKVVEFTGEKVATVKVDNQQINLKGAKEVESFYATDGPKDSTFKFGIGGTDDNYKNAWKSFSTPRATTNRRN from the coding sequence TTGAACGAGGACAATAAGTTTGATACTCCCTTAGATACTCTAGAAGAAGTGGAAACTCAAACCCCTGAACCTGATAAAAAACGAGATTGGCCATTTGTCATTAATGTCACTTATCGTGTATTTCGATCGTTATTTATTCTACTAATTATTGTAGGCTTATCTTTAGCTGCATTAGGTATTGGAACAGGTATTGGCTATTTTGCTTCTTTAGTTAAAACCGTTGATGTACCTGAAAAAGAAGAGCTTGTCAAAAAAATTTCAGATTTAGATCAACAGTCTAACATAACTTATGCAGATGGTTCTTTAGTTTCAGTAATAAAATCAGACTTAATTCGTACAAATATTTCATCAAATAAAATTTCAAATTTTATAAAGGAAGCGTTGGTTACTACTGAGGACGAAAACTTTTTTGAACACAAGGGAATCGTACCAAAAGCTGTTGCTAGAGCAACTTTGTCTGATATCATTGGCATTGGAAGTAAGTCTGGTGGTTCAACCATCACACAACAATTAGTCAAACAACAAGTTTTAACAAATGAAACATCTTATAAAAGAAAAGCTTCAGAAATAATGCTTGCTCTTCGAACTGAAAAAATCATGTCAAAAGATGATATTTTAAGTGCTTACCTGAATGTTTCTCCTTTTGGACGAAATAATCATGGTGAAAATATTGCAGGTATTGAAGAAGCAGCTTTAGGAATATTTGGCGTTCATGCTAGCGAGGTTACCTTACCACAAGCCGCTTTTTTAGCTGGTCTACCACAAAGTCCAATAGAATACTCTCCATATACAAACGATGCACAATTAAAAGATGACTTAAGTGCTGGACTTAATAGAAAAGATGACGTTCTCTTTAATATGTACCGTGAAAAAATCATTACTAAGGAAGAATACGAAGCGGCAAAAAGTTATGATTTGAAACAAGATTTCATTGCACCTTCTCCCAAATCGGATACTGAAAATGGCTTTTTATATACCTATCTATATGATGAAGCAACACGTGTTTTAATGCCAAGTTACTATGAAGCTGATGGACACACAGAAGATGATATCAATAATTCAAAACAACTGTTTGATCAATATTTCGAAAGAGTCAAAAAAGATATTGCACGTTCCGGTTATACTATTCATTCAACGATTGATAAAACAACATATGATGCCATGCAAGAAGCGGTAAATAATTATGGCTATGTATTAGATGATGGCAGTGGAAAATTACTGGAAACAGGAAGTGTTTTAATGGATAATCAAACTGGCCGTATCTATGGTTTTATTGGCGGTCGAAATTATAGCCAAAATCAAAATAATCATGCTTTTCAAACTAGACGCTCACCTGGTTCTACTATGAAACCTATTTTAGCTTACGCTCCAGCAATCGATAATGGTATTATTGGTTCAGAATCAAAATTATCTGATTATCCATTAAAATACAAAAATGGACAAGAAGTAAAAAATTATTCTGATAAAGGGAGTAACTCCTTTAAATCTGTAAGAGAATCACTCAAATGGTCACTAAATATTCCGGTGGTTAATTTATACAATGATATGCTTCAAAGTATAGATCCTAAACAATATTTTGATAAAATGAATATAGGACTTAATCCCGATGAGTACTACCGTGAATCAATCCCTCTTGGCGCAACTGATTATGGTATGACGGTCTTAGAGGAAACAGAAGCTTATGCTACTTTAGCTAATAAAGGAGTCTATAATAAAGGCTTCTCCATTGATAAAATCACAAATGAAGAAGGTGAGGTCATTTATCAACATAAATCTGATCCAACCCAAGTCTTTAAGCCGGCTACAGCATCTATCATGAATGACATGATGCGAGATGTTCTAAAAAGTGGAACAGGTCAAGCTGCTCAGGAGTCCCTTCAATCTGTTAACCCAACACTTGCTAGAGCTGACTGGGTTGGAAAAACTGGGACATCGGAATTAGAAAAAGATTATTGGTTTACAGCTTCTACTCCAGGAGTGACGATGAGTAGCTGGATTGGTTACGATGACAACACTCAAATGAGCTCAACGTGGAACAAACAAAATATGATTTATTGGTCTTATATGACAAATTATGTGTATCAAAGAAATTCTGATATATTTAAAGTGAATGAAAAATTCACCTTAGACCCTTCTGTCAAAAAAGAAAAGGTCGTCGAATTTACAGGAGAAAAGGTAGCCACCGTCAAAGTAGATAATCAACAAATCAACTTAAAAGGAGCAAAAGAAGTAGAAAGCTTTTATGCAACTGATGGCCCTAAAGATAGTACTTTCAAATTTGGTATTGGTGGAACCGATGATAATTATAAAAATGCATGGAAATCATTTAGTACACCTAGAGCAACAACTAACAGAAGAAATTAA